A stretch of the Clostridiales bacterium genome encodes the following:
- a CDS encoding PKD domain-containing protein, which produces MLYALVRGIQVFAIRTRVHCRVRGRSLVLAVTLALATTVLVAPMPALANNAGGAPANSGLTSPVLRVEPVAGHETLSQLAWSTQSGAAQYEVQCALDNLFRPNRLTGSVRLDAATSRYRFGGLRPGTTYFYRVRAVAPDGRTNGPWSNVVFFIDGKTHDGANRPIAVAGTGYETWIHVPITLDARLSHDPDGTIAKYEWDLDGDGVYDVTTIEPTVVHTPTKPGNRKVHLRVTDNSGHTATDRTFVKVRYDAFPPTAVIVGPVEATVGDLVFFDGSLSRDNEGFIQSYSWDFAADGEYEHTSLLPTCQYTFFVPGEWVVRLDVRDANGNVGTAYHTILVTQPTEFPPAAPTGLVAADTPDDDNGSITLSWNANAETDLLGYRIYRGMSADGPFMQVADAVSNNFVDTGLFDGATYYYHVIAYDAVGLESPPSNTVSAVPVDDLAPTAPAYIFAEDVAGDESGQVVVSWLASVARDLAGYVVTVVDPLGTVIANADVGIATSHTFEGLDNGVTYMFTVRAYDDAGNFSALSDKVYAAPVDDVAPAAPTDVSVLAPEGGSALTIRWSGSDSADVAGQRLYRDGAPIAELAADVRDYDDLGVENGVEYAYHVEAYDTSGNVSEPSNKATGRPHDALMPGAPELSPIGVPVEGGALELTWRPSDVGQTIGFAVYRDGGLVTEINDLGRVWHIDTGLINGTSYAYHVVAYGPEGRVSQPSNTVNGVPSDTVPPAVPVGLSAADTPDDEGGAIDLAWTANTDDTAGYRIYRDGVLVADAAGAGATTFTDSGLTNGAAYTYTVTAYDAAGNESAPSASANAVSADNLAPEAPEFLHVAPLAEGGAIVLTWSGSVSPDTAGYRIYRGGVLVADAAGAGATTFTDSGLTNGVAYTYTVTAYDAAGNESAPSAQVTGTPADTVPPAAPVGLSAADTPDDVGGAIDLAWTANTDDTAGYRIYRDGVLVADAAGAGATTFTDSGLTNGVTYTYTVTAYDAAGNESAPSAPVNAVAYINLDVIAPTVPGSLKALPGNAQVTLTWDASYDTFGVTGYEIWIKRTVVGEWRMAAEVDSLAYTPLGLDNGITYYFKIRALDDVGNVSGFTADVGATPIRTPAPLETVRIEDTDPRIQYSGPWAAFFDPRYSAGSIRALNANGSASLTFSGTGVSVKAYSTEVWNRGMMDVFLNGAFVTRVDLYSATLDFTVPVFESQNLRDGTHTIRLVWTGEKNPASSMTIIDIDRFDITTGPDVIAPVVPSGLVVTDKHNDESGAVAITWNANSEADLAGYRLYRSDSINGPFMLVTEFDRVTSYTDPGLLAHRVYYYQLSAVDFSGNESARSVTASGSPRDDVPPAVPTGLSVLDRPGDEGDALIVSWTANTELDLAGYRVYRSASATGPFALVATLGKESTTHTNTGLAKQTTYHYRVTALDTAGNESAQSPAASARTVDNVRPSDPTSLVISDRPNDDGTALILSWTASTSGDVVGYRVYRAVTPEGPFTMVRQQAGLSYTDSGLSPTVTYYYYVTAIDAEPNESGSSCTGSGVPREHVAPSATRGLFIVGGDGYASLAWLPATDNIGVMGYEVWMREGSGGSYEKLADNASTAYWKVGLSNGTSYTFRVRAFDGSGNLGAWSNEYSVVPVVATGQLLTTRIEETDPAIVYTGTWHLWHDSRHSGGSMTHTRQAGASATLTFSGTGVQVRVVGTNASNRGMVDVYINGAYQTTVDMYSSLLATQWTIFEATGLADGQHTLTLIATGTKNVKSGDTIVDIDCFDIIRPN; this is translated from the coding sequence ATGTTGTACGCACTCGTCCGGGGTATACAAGTATTCGCCATTCGTACTCGCGTTCACTGTCGAGTGCGCGGCCGTTCGCTCGTGCTCGCTGTCACACTCGCGCTCGCGACAACGGTTCTCGTCGCGCCGATGCCGGCACTTGCGAACAACGCCGGCGGTGCACCCGCGAACTCCGGCCTCACGAGTCCGGTGCTCAGGGTCGAGCCTGTAGCGGGTCATGAGACGTTGAGCCAACTCGCGTGGTCGACTCAGAGCGGGGCCGCTCAATACGAGGTGCAGTGCGCGCTCGACAATCTATTCCGGCCCAACAGACTCACCGGTTCGGTGCGACTCGATGCGGCTACCAGCCGCTACCGCTTCGGTGGCCTCAGGCCGGGCACCACCTACTTCTACCGGGTCCGAGCGGTCGCTCCGGACGGCAGGACCAATGGTCCATGGTCAAACGTCGTCTTTTTCATCGATGGCAAAACACATGACGGCGCTAATCGACCGATCGCGGTTGCCGGTACAGGGTATGAGACGTGGATTCACGTGCCCATCACCCTCGACGCGCGGCTCTCACATGATCCCGACGGCACCATCGCGAAGTACGAGTGGGATCTCGATGGGGACGGTGTGTACGACGTCACCACCATCGAACCCACTGTCGTTCACACGCCGACCAAGCCTGGTAACCGAAAGGTACACCTCCGGGTGACCGACAACTCCGGCCACACCGCCACCGACCGCACCTTCGTGAAGGTGCGCTACGACGCGTTCCCACCCACGGCGGTCATTGTCGGCCCGGTTGAGGCCACTGTGGGAGATCTCGTGTTCTTCGACGGCTCGCTGAGCCGCGACAACGAGGGCTTCATTCAGAGCTACTCGTGGGACTTTGCCGCTGATGGCGAGTACGAGCACACTTCGCTCCTGCCCACGTGTCAGTACACTTTTTTCGTGCCAGGCGAGTGGGTCGTGCGCCTGGACGTGCGCGACGCCAACGGTAATGTGGGCACGGCGTACCATACGATCCTCGTGACGCAGCCTACCGAGTTTCCGCCCGCTGCTCCCACCGGTCTTGTCGCCGCAGACACACCCGACGACGACAACGGGTCCATCACGCTTTCGTGGAACGCCAACGCCGAGACAGATCTGCTCGGCTACCGCATCTACCGCGGGATGAGCGCGGACGGACCGTTCATGCAGGTGGCCGACGCCGTGTCCAACAACTTTGTCGACACGGGGCTCTTCGACGGAGCAACGTACTACTACCACGTGATCGCGTACGACGCTGTTGGTCTCGAGAGCCCGCCGAGTAACACCGTGAGCGCAGTCCCAGTCGATGATCTCGCGCCGACTGCACCCGCTTACATCTTCGCCGAGGACGTCGCCGGTGACGAGAGCGGACAGGTCGTGGTCTCCTGGCTCGCGAGCGTCGCACGCGACCTCGCCGGCTATGTGGTCACCGTGGTCGATCCGCTGGGGACCGTCATCGCGAACGCCGACGTGGGTATCGCGACCAGCCACACCTTCGAGGGGCTCGACAATGGCGTCACCTACATGTTCACCGTACGGGCCTACGATGACGCCGGCAACTTCTCCGCGCTGAGCGACAAAGTGTACGCGGCCCCGGTCGATGACGTCGCGCCCGCCGCGCCTACGGATGTGAGCGTACTTGCCCCTGAGGGTGGCTCAGCGCTCACTATCCGCTGGAGCGGGAGCGATTCGGCAGATGTCGCCGGGCAGCGGCTCTATCGCGACGGAGCGCCGATCGCTGAGTTGGCCGCAGATGTGCGGGATTATGACGACCTCGGCGTCGAAAATGGAGTCGAGTACGCGTACCACGTTGAGGCGTATGACACCTCCGGTAACGTGAGCGAGCCGAGCAATAAAGCGACCGGTAGGCCGCACGACGCGCTCATGCCTGGCGCACCCGAGCTCTCGCCCATCGGCGTTCCCGTCGAGGGTGGCGCGCTTGAGCTGACGTGGCGTCCAAGCGACGTCGGGCAGACCATTGGATTCGCTGTCTACCGCGACGGCGGACTTGTGACAGAGATCAACGATTTGGGACGCGTGTGGCATATCGACACGGGCCTGATCAACGGAACCTCATACGCGTATCACGTGGTTGCATACGGCCCTGAGGGCCGCGTCTCCCAGCCCAGCAATACCGTGAACGGCGTACCGTCAGACACCGTGCCCCCCGCCGTTCCCGTTGGGCTTTCGGCTGCGGACACTCCCGACGACGAGGGCGGGGCTATCGACCTCGCCTGGACGGCTAACACCGATGACACCGCAGGCTACCGCATTTACCGTGACGGGGTGCTCGTTGCCGATGCCGCGGGCGCAGGCGCCACCACCTTTACCGACTCAGGACTCACAAATGGTGCCGCCTACACCTACACGGTGACCGCCTACGACGCCGCAGGCAACGAGAGCGCGCCGAGTGCGTCCGCAAACGCCGTCTCCGCCGACAATCTCGCGCCCGAAGCGCCTGAATTCCTGCACGTGGCCCCGCTCGCCGAGGGAGGCGCGATCGTCCTTACGTGGAGCGGGAGTGTTTCGCCCGACACCGCAGGCTACCGCATTTACCGTGGCGGGGTGCTCGTTGCCGATGCCGCGGGCGCAGGCGCCACCACCTTTACCGACTCAGGGCTCACGAACGGTGTCGCCTACACCTACACGGTGACCGCCTACGACGCCGCAGGCAACGAGAGCGCGCCGAGCGCGCAGGTTACAGGAACTCCGGCAGACACCGTGCCCCCCGCCGCGCCCGTTGGGCTTTCGGCTGCGGACACCCCTGACGACGTGGGCGGTGCGATCGATCTCGCCTGGACGGCTAACACCGATGACACCGCAGGCTACCGCATTTACCGTGACGGAGTGCTTGTTGCCGATGCCGCGGGCGCAGGCGCCACCACCTTCACCGACTCAGGACTCACAAACGGCGTCACCTACACCTACACGGTGACCGCCTACGACGCCGCAGGCAACGAGAGCGCGCCGAGCGCGCCCGTAAACGCCGTCGCATATATCAACTTGGACGTTATCGCGCCAACGGTGCCAGGGAGCTTAAAGGCGTTGCCCGGCAACGCGCAGGTGACGCTGACGTGGGATGCTTCATATGACACATTCGGGGTTACCGGTTACGAAATCTGGATCAAGCGCACAGTGGTTGGCGAGTGGAGGATGGCCGCCGAGGTCGACTCGCTGGCCTACACGCCTCTTGGTCTAGACAACGGCATCACGTACTACTTCAAGATCCGGGCGTTAGATGACGTCGGAAACGTCAGCGGTTTCACGGCTGACGTCGGGGCTACTCCCATTAGGACACCTGCACCGCTAGAGACGGTGCGAATCGAGGATACGGATCCGCGCATCCAGTACTCCGGACCGTGGGCAGCCTTCTTCGATCCCCGCTACTCTGCAGGATCCATCCGCGCACTGAACGCGAATGGCTCTGCGTCACTGACATTCAGTGGTACAGGCGTGTCTGTGAAAGCGTACAGTACTGAGGTGTGGAACCGTGGCATGATGGATGTCTTCTTGAACGGAGCGTTCGTCACCAGGGTCGACCTCTACAGCGCTACGCTGGACTTCACGGTTCCAGTGTTTGAGAGCCAGAACTTACGTGATGGCACCCATACAATCAGGCTGGTTTGGACTGGCGAAAAGAACCCAGCGTCATCGATGACGATAATCGACATCGACCGCTTCGATATCACGACCGGACCCGATGTGATCGCTCCAGTTGTTCCATCCGGTCTTGTTGTCACGGATAAACACAATGACGAGTCGGGAGCGGTTGCCATCACATGGAACGCAAACTCTGAGGCCGATCTTGCAGGATACCGCCTGTATCGCTCGGATTCGATCAACGGACCCTTCATGCTTGTGACAGAGTTCGATAGGGTCACGAGCTATACAGACCCAGGACTGCTTGCTCATCGGGTGTACTACTACCAGCTGTCAGCGGTCGACTTCTCGGGCAACGAGTCCGCACGGTCGGTCACTGCTTCCGGTTCGCCGCGTGACGATGTGCCTCCGGCGGTTCCCACTGGCCTTTCCGTGCTCGACCGGCCGGGCGATGAGGGTGATGCGCTGATCGTATCGTGGACAGCGAATACAGAGCTTGATCTGGCGGGCTACCGAGTCTACCGGTCGGCATCAGCGACCGGTCCATTTGCCCTCGTAGCGACGCTTGGCAAGGAATCAACAACGCACACAAACACCGGTCTCGCGAAGCAGACCACGTATCACTACAGAGTGACCGCGCTCGATACGGCTGGTAACGAGTCCGCCCAAAGCCCCGCTGCTTCGGCCAGGACCGTGGACAATGTGCGGCCCAGTGATCCCACGAGCCTCGTGATCTCAGACCGTCCGAACGATGATGGGACCGCACTCATCTTGTCGTGGACAGCGAGCACGAGTGGGGACGTTGTCGGATACCGTGTCTACCGTGCCGTGACTCCCGAGGGTCCCTTCACAATGGTCAGGCAGCAGGCAGGTCTCAGCTACACCGATAGCGGCCTGTCGCCTACGGTCACGTACTACTACTACGTGACCGCGATCGATGCGGAGCCTAACGAGTCCGGCAGTAGCTGCACCGGCTCCGGGGTACCCAGGGAACATGTGGCGCCATCGGCGACACGGGGCCTGTTCATTGTGGGCGGCGACGGCTACGCAAGTCTTGCGTGGCTTCCCGCCACGGATAACATCGGCGTGATGGGCTATGAGGTCTGGATGAGGGAGGGCTCGGGGGGCTCATACGAGAAACTTGCGGACAACGCCTCGACCGCGTATTGGAAGGTCGGCCTCAGCAACGGAACGTCTTACACGTTCCGAGTGCGAGCTTTCGATGGGTCCGGCAATCTGGGAGCGTGGAGCAACGAGTATTCGGTTGTGCCGGTTGTGGCGACGGGTCAACTTCTGACGACACGCATTGAGGAAACCGATCCAGCTATTGTCTATACCGGAACCTGGCATCTCTGGCACGATTCGCGACACTCGGGTGGCTCGATGACGCACACGCGCCAGGCAGGCGCATCAGCCACGCTCACATTCTCCGGGACGGGCGTCCAAGTCCGGGTAGTCGGAACAAATGCTTCGAACAGGGGCATGGTCGATGTCTACATCAACGGCGCCTATCAGACCACTGTCGACATGTACTCGTCTCTCCTCGCAACACAATGGACCATCTTTGAGGCGACCGGACTGGCCGACGGTCAGCATACCTTGACGCTGATCGCGACTGGTACCAAGAACGTCAAGAGTGGCGACACCATCGTCGACATTGACTGCTTCGACATCATCCGGCCCAACTAG
- a CDS encoding FkbM family methyltransferase yields the protein MRDLRTKLKGALNRRGLRWLRYTLMAVSVFLAPGATPEDDLSRAMDRKGFRTMLAVLWRRSGYLQSLGVTRVLFREGCWIHQNDGQYILADEGGRPVATTEQLIELARENWEFTYAPGPGDVVVDIGAGTGTEVVHWARSVGPTGKVIAVEAHPGTFARLRLLCELNGWSNVQAVNVAVSEVSGRVTIEDPDLDITASIMTGKGSISVPSVTIDQLITQTQLRSVDYLKMNIEGAETLALKGMVESADRIRRICVSCHDFRADWGDGDYYRTKDEVIRLLRQLGFRVEVLRASQSQPWLRDQVSGFRDV from the coding sequence ATGAGGGACCTGCGGACGAAGCTCAAGGGTGCGCTGAATCGCAGGGGGTTGCGTTGGCTGCGTTACACGCTGATGGCTGTCTCGGTGTTCCTGGCTCCGGGTGCGACACCTGAGGACGACCTGTCGCGAGCGATGGATCGCAAAGGCTTCAGGACGATGCTCGCGGTGTTGTGGAGGCGTTCTGGCTACTTGCAGTCGTTAGGGGTCACGAGGGTCTTGTTTCGGGAAGGCTGTTGGATCCATCAGAACGACGGGCAGTACATCCTCGCCGACGAGGGAGGTCGACCGGTCGCGACCACCGAACAGCTCATCGAACTGGCACGTGAGAACTGGGAGTTCACGTACGCCCCAGGTCCTGGGGATGTGGTAGTGGACATCGGAGCGGGCACTGGTACCGAGGTCGTTCACTGGGCACGAAGTGTGGGTCCCACCGGCAAGGTAATCGCCGTCGAAGCGCACCCGGGGACGTTCGCGCGCCTGCGGCTCCTCTGCGAACTCAATGGATGGTCGAACGTCCAGGCCGTGAATGTAGCCGTGTCTGAAGTCTCAGGAAGGGTCACGATCGAAGACCCGGATCTTGATATCACTGCTAGCATCATGACTGGCAAGGGGAGCATCTCTGTGCCGAGCGTGACGATTGATCAGCTGATTACCCAGACCCAGCTTAGGTCGGTCGACTACCTCAAGATGAACATAGAAGGTGCCGAGACGCTTGCGCTGAAGGGAATGGTCGAGAGTGCAGACCGCATACGACGGATATGTGTGTCGTGCCACGATTTCCGGGCCGATTGGGGCGACGGAGACTACTACCGAACCAAGGATGAAGTGATTCGCCTGTTGAGGCAGCTCGGATTCAGGGTGGAGGTACTGCGGGCTTCACAATCCCAGCCCTGGCTTCGCGACCAGGTCAGCGGATTTCGTGACGTGTAG
- a CDS encoding NTP transferase domain-containing protein, translating into MGSRAVILAGGKGTRLAPYTTVFPKPLMPLGDTPILEIVLRQLAARRFDRATLAVGHLAELMEAFFGDGSKFGIAVDYSREEQPLGTAGPLASIDGLDEPFLVMNGDVLTTLDYRTFLEEHITSGAVASVATKKRSTRIDFGIVQTNEAGDITGYIEKPEHEYRVSMGVYAFSPPALGHIAEGERLDFPDLILRLLAAEARVRAVPFDGYWLDIGRHDDFDRAQEEFEAKRELFLPTGG; encoded by the coding sequence ATGGGCTCGCGTGCAGTCATACTCGCCGGCGGCAAGGGCACGCGTCTGGCTCCCTACACCACCGTGTTTCCCAAGCCGCTCATGCCGCTCGGTGACACGCCGATCCTCGAAATCGTGCTACGTCAGCTTGCCGCGCGTAGGTTCGACCGCGCGACACTGGCTGTCGGGCATCTTGCCGAGTTGATGGAGGCGTTCTTTGGCGACGGCTCGAAGTTCGGCATCGCGGTGGATTACTCGCGCGAGGAGCAGCCGCTCGGCACCGCCGGCCCGCTTGCGTCCATCGACGGGCTGGACGAGCCGTTCCTCGTTATGAACGGCGATGTGCTCACCACGCTCGACTACCGGACGTTCCTCGAGGAACACATCACTTCGGGCGCGGTTGCTTCGGTAGCGACCAAGAAGCGCTCCACGCGCATCGACTTCGGCATCGTGCAGACCAATGAGGCCGGGGATATCACCGGCTATATCGAGAAACCCGAACACGAGTACCGCGTGAGCATGGGTGTCTACGCGTTCTCGCCGCCGGCCCTCGGTCACATCGCCGAGGGCGAACGGCTCGACTTCCCCGACCTCATCTTGCGGCTGCTCGCCGCCGAGGCGCGCGTGCGGGCCGTGCCGTTCGACGGGTACTGGCTCGACATCGGTCGTCACGATGACTTTGACCGTGCGCAGGAGGAGTTCGAGGCCAAGCGTGAACTCTTCCTGCCGACGGGGGGCTAG
- a CDS encoding NAD-dependent 4,6-dehydratase LegB, whose protein sequence is MNLAGKKVVVTGADGFIGSHLVEELVAHGSRVTAFCYYNSFNSWGWLDTVAPEVMSEVEVFMGDVRDSNGVRTALKDTDVVMHLAALIGIPFSYHSPDSYVDTNVKGTLNVLQAGRDLELERIVVTSTSEVYGTALYVPIDEKHPRQGQSPYSASKIGADAMAESFYRSFGLPVTIVRPFNTYGPRQSARAVIPTIITQLMGGVEELHLGSLNPTRDLTYVADSAAGFIALAECDAAVGRDVNLGVGDEITIGDLAAMLMEITGRTVPIVSTDERLRPDKSEVERLLSDNSLARELTSWSPRYSLREGLERTVEWFADDRNRQGYKLGYTI, encoded by the coding sequence GTGAATCTTGCGGGCAAAAAAGTCGTCGTGACCGGCGCAGATGGCTTCATCGGAAGCCATCTGGTCGAGGAACTCGTGGCGCACGGTTCGCGCGTCACCGCATTCTGCTACTACAACTCGTTCAACTCCTGGGGTTGGCTCGACACCGTGGCACCGGAGGTCATGTCCGAGGTCGAAGTCTTCATGGGCGACGTGCGTGACTCTAATGGGGTCCGTACCGCGCTTAAAGACACTGATGTGGTGATGCACCTTGCGGCGCTCATCGGCATTCCTTTCTCGTATCACTCGCCCGACAGCTACGTGGATACCAACGTCAAGGGCACGCTGAATGTGTTGCAGGCGGGACGCGATCTCGAGCTCGAGCGCATCGTGGTAACGAGCACGAGTGAGGTCTACGGCACTGCGCTCTACGTGCCCATCGATGAGAAGCATCCGCGCCAGGGCCAGTCGCCGTACTCGGCGTCGAAGATCGGTGCGGATGCGATGGCGGAGTCGTTCTACCGCAGCTTCGGCCTGCCGGTGACGATCGTGCGCCCGTTCAACACCTACGGGCCGAGGCAGTCCGCCCGCGCAGTGATCCCCACCATCATCACGCAGCTCATGGGGGGCGTCGAAGAACTGCACCTGGGGTCGCTGAATCCCACCCGCGACCTTACTTACGTAGCCGATTCGGCGGCGGGCTTCATAGCGCTTGCCGAGTGCGACGCGGCGGTGGGCAGGGACGTGAACCTCGGCGTGGGCGATGAGATCACGATCGGCGATCTGGCCGCGATGCTCATGGAGATCACCGGTCGCACGGTGCCGATTGTCTCAACAGACGAGCGTTTGCGGCCCGACAAGAGCGAGGTCGAGCGGCTGCTCTCGGACAACTCGCTAGCCCGCGAGCTCACGAGCTGGTCGCCTCGGTACTCGCTACGCGAAGGTCTGGAGCGCACCGTGGAGTGGTTCGCCGACGACCGCAATCGTCAGGGCTACAAACTCGGCTACACAATCTAA
- the wecB gene encoding UDP-N-acetylglucosamine 2-epimerase (non-hydrolyzing) gives MRIVSVVGARPQFIKAAPVCRALRGAGHDEILVHSGQHYDHGMSQVFFDELGIPAPDHNLEVGGGGHGQMTGRMLGLLEDLLIELAPEAVLVYGDTNTTLAAALAAAKLCIPVAHVEAGLRSFNRTMPEEINRVLTDHVSAWLFCPTDTAVANLAAEGIVHGVHQVGDVMLDTARHFAERVDAEKVVASYGVAPGEYYLATVHRAATTDDPVMLAAVVAALAALDRPVLWPVHPRTRRALEASASDVLAEPTRAGSSLRILEPLSYLDANALLRGAAALLTDSGGMQKEAYFLGVPCVTLREETEWVETVSAGWNRLAGTDPARIAAGVAEAVAAGVAARDTAASERPAFYGDGNAAEKIAAVLSEAGHAGARG, from the coding sequence GTGCGTATCGTCTCTGTTGTGGGCGCTCGTCCGCAGTTCATTAAGGCCGCACCGGTGTGCCGCGCGCTGCGCGGGGCGGGACACGACGAGATCCTCGTGCACTCCGGCCAGCACTACGACCACGGGATGTCACAGGTCTTCTTCGATGAGCTCGGAATTCCGGCTCCCGACCACAACCTGGAGGTGGGCGGGGGAGGCCATGGCCAGATGACGGGGCGGATGCTCGGGCTGCTTGAGGATCTGCTCATCGAGTTGGCCCCTGAGGCGGTACTCGTGTACGGCGACACCAACACGACGCTCGCCGCCGCTCTCGCCGCCGCCAAACTTTGCATCCCAGTGGCGCATGTCGAGGCGGGACTGCGCTCGTTTAACCGTACGATGCCCGAAGAGATCAACCGGGTGCTCACCGACCACGTCTCGGCGTGGCTCTTCTGTCCCACCGACACCGCCGTTGCAAATCTCGCCGCCGAGGGGATCGTGCACGGTGTGCATCAGGTGGGTGACGTCATGCTCGACACTGCGCGCCACTTCGCCGAGCGCGTAGACGCCGAGAAGGTCGTGGCGTCGTATGGTGTCGCGCCCGGTGAATACTACCTTGCGACGGTACATCGCGCCGCGACAACCGATGACCCTGTCATGTTGGCGGCGGTCGTTGCCGCGCTTGCCGCGCTCGACCGGCCGGTGCTGTGGCCCGTGCATCCGCGCACGCGGCGCGCGCTAGAAGCAAGTGCGAGTGATGTGCTGGCCGAGCCAACGAGAGCGGGCTCTTCGCTTCGCATCTTGGAGCCGCTGTCGTATCTCGACGCCAACGCACTGCTGCGTGGCGCTGCCGCGCTTCTCACGGACTCCGGCGGTATGCAAAAGGAGGCATATTTCCTTGGTGTGCCGTGTGTGACGCTCCGCGAAGAAACCGAGTGGGTCGAGACCGTGAGTGCGGGGTGGAACCGGCTCGCGGGTACGGATCCGGCGCGAATCGCCGCCGGGGTCGCCGAGGCTGTTGCCGCTGGCGTGGCGGCTCGGGACACCGCCGCATCCGAGCGCCCCGCCTTCTACGGCGATGGCAACGCCGCCGAGAAGATCGCTGCCGTGCTCTCCGAGGCGGGGCATGCGGGTGCGCGCGGTTGA
- a CDS encoding NAD-dependent epimerase/dehydratase family protein encodes MSGVLVTGAAGFLGSAVCRAALAGGAPVLGLVRPGELVAPIEGVEYCELDWAGTAAIAGVLAEAAPGRIVHCAGATPRAQMSMSDLYDANVRLVWQLLDAVKAVVPHAGVVVPSTAAVYGPAPATPAAEDEPLNPVTHYAWSKVLAEETVRAFATADGVRACVARPFNVLGDGEPAGSVVSDVVSQLREDPDTPVVRLREIVSVRDYIYVGDAVDALLVLAERGAPGEVYNVCTGTGVSIAELVRTILDVWGSRAAIEPTMPDATGTVSIGSATKLRALGWGPRASLRTSVERASR; translated from the coding sequence GTGTCCGGAGTGCTCGTCACCGGTGCGGCTGGCTTTTTGGGAAGCGCGGTGTGTCGTGCGGCGCTCGCCGGAGGAGCGCCCGTACTCGGCCTCGTGCGTCCGGGCGAGTTGGTTGCTCCGATCGAAGGTGTGGAGTACTGCGAGTTAGACTGGGCTGGCACCGCCGCGATCGCTGGCGTGCTTGCCGAGGCGGCACCCGGACGGATCGTTCACTGCGCCGGTGCCACGCCGAGGGCGCAGATGAGCATGAGCGATCTCTACGATGCCAACGTGCGGCTTGTCTGGCAGCTGCTCGACGCGGTGAAGGCGGTGGTCCCGCACGCGGGTGTCGTCGTCCCGAGTACGGCGGCTGTCTACGGCCCTGCACCCGCAACCCCCGCAGCGGAAGACGAGCCGCTTAACCCCGTCACGCACTACGCCTGGAGCAAGGTGCTGGCCGAGGAGACGGTGCGAGCGTTTGCAACTGCCGACGGAGTGCGCGCGTGCGTTGCCCGCCCGTTCAACGTGCTCGGGGACGGTGAGCCGGCCGGTTCGGTGGTGAGCGACGTGGTCTCCCAGTTGCGCGAGGACCCGGATACTCCTGTGGTCCGGCTGCGCGAAATCGTCTCGGTTCGCGACTACATCTACGTGGGCGACGCGGTCGACGCACTTCTAGTACTCGCCGAGCGGGGAGCGCCGGGCGAGGTCTACAACGTGTGCACCGGCACCGGCGTCAGCATCGCCGAACTCGTGCGGACCATCCTCGATGTGTGGGGCTCTCGCGCTGCGATCGAGCCGACCATGCCGGATGCAACGGGTACTGTCTCGATCGGCTCGGCCACCAAGCTTCGCGCGCTCGGGTGGGGGCCCAGAGCATCTCTGCGCACGTCGGTGGAGCGGGCGAGTCGATGA